AATCCACCGCCCTCTTCGAACACGTCATAACAGCGTCGCTGATATAATCTCGTTGGAAGATAAACACACATTCCGATCTCCGAACATAAATACGCCCATTTTGAAAGCATGTCCAATGCAGTTGTAAACGGAAACGTTTATGAGCATAGCTTACAGTTTGGTTAGAAATGACATAGCTTACAGTGTCAAGAACAAATCTCCGTCAGTACAATGCAAGTTCTGCTCTACCAATCTATGCCCAATTTCCTCGAATGGAAGAGTTTGTCGATGTACAGAATTAGAGGTGCCGAAGCAGCGATGTAACTCTGCATTTGAACTCTTGCTGAGTTCTCTGAAAGCAACAAAGTGGAAGGCAAAGAGCGGTGTTAATACGAGACCAGTCAAGTTATAACAATACAAGTAAAAGTTTCTTCGAAACAAGGAAGATAAATCGAAACCACTCCAAGGTTTTTCCTCCCCCGTCTCACAATCCATTGGCAAAGTGACATACTTGGTAGGCGGTAAGTGTTTAACATGTCGACGCTAGACCTCAAATCATCTAAAACTGTGTATAAAGATGGGCAATGTGAGTGTTTAACATGTCGACGCTAGACCTCAAATCATCTAAAACTGTGTATAAAGATGGGCAATGTGAATGATGGAAGGCTTCGTATTCAGAAGTTATCCAAATGCAACTCTTATTGCAGCCAAATCAAACGCTTTGTTGAGATAAAGAATTTAAGAAACGAATGTAGTATCTCGTAATACACTCACCATCTTCATTGAGTTTATTCAGTAGTTGTTTCTTAGTAGGAAGCGCATACATCCCTGCAGCAACAGCTTTCCTGATGACCCATCCATGGTGGGGAGCAAACACTTGTGCATAAGCCTTGGAAGCTGGATCCTTCAGAGAATTTCCCCTTTCATTCGAAAGTAAGGAAATGTCAGTACAAATAATGTTTCTTCAGCATCACCACATAATTTTGTATGAAATTCAACCTTGACCGACCGCTTGCCTGGAGTGAATTTCACTTTGGCTCTGTTTAAATGTTTACGTTAAATCAAACCTAGCAATGACCACACAGTcgccatttaaagttgaacccAAATTTAACAGAAgctaataaaagaaaatacattCTCGCCTAAAGCATAACGCACGGTGGCTGCAGCAGCTACAAACAACAAATGAGATGCAGCAAATGGAACACATCCATGAATGATTGTACAGCTACTGCATAatgtgacacgccccgatcctgatattccccgaataacaggataggcacgtgctggccgacacccgagggtcaCATAGATAAGTCTTATCTATCCCTTGTTTTCAGCATTTGCACTCAACAAATGGTTTTCGTTAttctcgggtgtcggccagcatgtgcctatcctggtattcggggactatcgggatcggggcgtgtcataaTGTTAGTAcaatttaaacacataatgtTACTTCAGCATCCAAACGTATCAATAACCACACGGTTAAATGTGTATGTTAAATCAAACGCATCAATAACCACACGGTCGCCATTAAAGTTCAAGCCAATTTAACAGAAACAAATCAACGCAAACACATTCTCGCCTTAAGCATAACGCCCGGTGACTGCAGCAAATGGAACACATCCATGAATGATTGTACAACTACTGCAGCTGCTTAGCGTTATGTTTCAAGCAAGAATATATTCGTCATCGTATTCTTTCTAAGCTTAAATTGGTTTAGGTAGTGTTCACTTGATGCAAAAATTGAAGGAATGTCTTACAGTTGCAGTCCATACGTGCAAAAGTTCGTAAATTTATGGTGCGAAATGTAATCTTTTACGGATTTTTTGTTCGCAAACAATCCCTATTAAGTTTGATATAATCCCAATTGACTTTGTACTGAAAAGCTTATTAATTTAAGTGGATAATATTAATACGTACTTGGTGACTATAATTTGCTCGAAGAGCACTCTAACCATGTCGATCCCACGCTTCACTCTCAACAAATTCCTCGAATGACTGCCGCCTTTTCTCACGCAACCCGCTTCGATATCGCGATCGAGCAGAACCTGCAATGTCGATATTGAATTCGACGCCTCCGACAGATCATGGACCTGTTACAATCCAGAAACTGATCAAATTGAAGCGGAAATGTTTCAGATTTTGATTTGAGCTCGTTTCTGtgattttctcggcaaccaaacagaaaaaaatggaaaatgaaacCCCGTACCTTGGCGACGTAGTCCATCTCGGCGAACTTAAAGGCGATGCCCAAGCAGCCGAACAGAGGCGAAACGAGCGAGCACGCGCGAGAGAAGGGAGCGACCTCGACTTCCGCCGCTTGGGAGTTTACGGCTGCCTCCAGCTCTTTGAATGCCTCCGCTATCTTCCTCAGCGGCTTCTCGTCCGTCAttgcagctctctctctctcctctctttctctctctacaagtATTCTCAGTGTTAGTATTTTGCTTTTGTGCCGGGAAATGTTCGTTTGCTTTGCTGCATACCAACGCAGTGAAGGCGAagaaatgaataaaataatttgGGGGTGTTTGAACACGTGTAAGTCTATGCTCCACTTCGGGATTAGAATATCCTTACGTCGGATTAGGATGAACATTTATCCGTGTTTTGTCATTTTACAATTTTACCCATCAGTGACCCGTCCAATAACCCCGTAACGAATGGTGAATTTAGTCAATTAACGTAGCTGTATAGTAGTGACAACGATATCATACCGGTAATAATTGCTTCTCATTTCGGTTGGGAATAACTGCTAAAAAGTCTCCAATTTGTTGGCCAAGAAGATATATTTATGGGGAACTGGGTCCTATGAATCCAAAAAGATCTGAGCCCACTAATAAATGTATTTGagtcattaaaatttgattaaaacagttataattattataacttataAAGAACTCTCTGCttgtaaccgtttgatcaaatttcgaTGATTCGGATGCATTGATTAGTGTGCTCAGATCCATTGGATCCGGAGGGGATCCAGAACTAAAAGAACATATATACATAACAACACACACAGAtagatagatatatatatatatatatatatatatatatatatatgccataTGGTAAATCTGAATcacatactaaaaaaaaaaaatctaaattcacTGAATgacaatataaatatttatgcgGCCATACTGTCTTAGAACCATTCCAATTATAAAATAAGTCCAAATTCACCGAAAGACAATACAACTATCTATGTAGCCATATTATCTTCGGACAATTCCAATTAAATAAAATCAGTTCAAATTCACCGAATGACAATacaaatatttatgtgactCTTAGAACCATTCCAATTAAATAGACAAAGATTAAAAGAGAATATAAACAACGTTGGaccggaaaaagaaaaaaataatagagATGAGAATGTTTGTTCTTTTGGGTTAGAAAATGTTGTCACTTTTTATTTATCCAAATTTggtaaataaattaaagtagTAAACTGTACTTTAGATATCACAAATCCCTTTTCTTGTTGTTTTACGATCtgatggtatttctcttcacttaaaagtgagaggtcttaggttcaaatctcgtAGATGGCAAATTCGATACCAAGTTAGATTGCTCagtgtgtggcttagccgaactcccattccgttagtgtaaaaatatcgatgtactaaaaaaaaaaatccctttcCTTTGGGAGTGTTatgaacactttttttttttacttttcacacgcTCTCTTACTATTTTTTTTCCGCCAAACCGAATGAATGCAGtatgctttcttaattttttttcgtcaaatcaaatgacaaaaattaacaataaatttagggaactttaacgaaaccCTTCcgttagtgtaaaaatatcga
This genomic interval from Malus domestica chromosome 05, GDT2T_hap1 contains the following:
- the LOC103435607 gene encoding accelerated cell death 11-like — translated: MTDEKPLRKIAEAFKELEAAVNSQAAEVEVAPFSRACSLVSPLFGCLGIAFKFAEMDYVAKVHDLSEASNSISTLQVLLDRDIEAGCVRKGGSHSRNLLRVKRGIDMVRVLFEQIIVTKGNSLKDPASKAYAQVFAPHHGWVIRKAVAAGMYALPTKKQLLNKLNEDENSARVQMQSYIAASAPLILYIDKLFHSRKLGIDW